In the Triticum aestivum cultivar Chinese Spring chromosome 2B, IWGSC CS RefSeq v2.1, whole genome shotgun sequence genome, AGGCAGATGGGAGCGTCTTGGACGAGCGACCTGAGGCCGTCGCAGCACTTGCCCTGGTTCGGAGGCTCCGGCGCGGTGCTGCTGGTGAGGAAATCCTTGCACGGCATCAGCCCCATCAGCGGCGTCCGGCACTCCTTCGGCTGAGGCTTCAATGGGGGCGGGGGAGGCGGTGATGGCGGCGGTGGTTGCGGCGTCCGTGGACAGAATATTGGTGGTATGCAAAATATCTCTGGTATAAACGAAAAGCAGGGGATGATGCACCATGTCCATCCCCATGCCGATGGTTTCGCTACCAAGTCGCCGTTGGGGGAGGGAGCGGGCGCCCTGGCTGTCACGGCCGCCGAAAGCAAAGGCTCCGACGCGGCGGCGGTCAggacggcgagggcgagggcgaggaacAAGCAGGCGAGATGGGACTTGGGGTGCGCCATGGGTCGGTCTCTTTCTTGGTTTGTGCTTGCTGGCCAGATGTGAATGGTGCCACGAATGTCTTATGGTTTGTGATCAGTGAACGTATATATTGGGGTGGATGCACGTGAAATGCTCCATGTGATGCGTTGGGATAAGGAGATAAGAAATGTTTTCTGTTGGGGCCGATCCATATCTTGTTTCCTTGATCTCCGCACGTACCTTTTGATGGTTTGTTAGGCGGGAGTGTTAGTGCGTGATTATGTTATTTTAGTTAGTGCGTGAGTACTTAGTTTGTTAGTAGTATCTAAACCTTCAACCGGTGATTATGTTAGTTTAGTTGAGCCCATGTAACGTCGGGTCGGTGCCATGCATGGCCGGCCAAGTTCAACAAAGCAGAACAAAGGCACAACTCTCAAGGACTTGGTCCCTTTCACCATTCTAACGAAAGTGAAAATAGAAAGCAGCAAGCTGCAAGCACTTACATTCTATGACTTAAAACTGCAAACCTTAGACAGACTAGCTAATTGCCCGTGCAACAAGGGGGCATGCAAATTTTTGTTGTTCATATATAAAaaaacatgtgtgtgtgtgtggtgtgtgtgtgtggggggggggtttccacctgaatatattgctcaaaaaaGGGCAAGTTACATTAAGGATTAGGACGTTAGAAACACAAAGATGTTGGTTTCTCTCCTCGTGGCGATCTGATCGCCGGCGAGTCCCCATCCAGCACAAACTCTTCCTCCCTGGCAATCAAACGCCAGCGAGTCCCCTGTAGCTACAAAACCTCTCCCCTCTCGCAGGGTTTTGGTCCGTCTTCTCCTCCGATCCGATCGTGATGGCAACGGCGGCGGGCGCCCAATCGGGAACGAGCGGCGGGGCTAGCGCCACTATAAAGTCGGATCTAGGAGACTTTTTGGAacaaccactactagaaaaaggtctatagatgatatggccactaatggcgcaccagacatgtggtgcgccattattatatactaatggcgcatcatgtgtcggtgcgccattagtaatatattactaatggcgcacctggtgtgtggtgcgccattagtagttttgaaaaaaaaaattgttactaatggcgcaccgtggtatagtgcgccattactagttgacatagtaatggcgcaccacacccaccgtgcgccattagtagttttgaaaaaaaatgttagtaatgccgagccccacctcccctcgccccgtcgcccccccctcCCCTCACCGCCCCTTGCCCCACCttccctcgccccgtcgccccaccgtcccaaccacccgccaccgccgccgccaccgccaccgcccctggCCCCACCCGCCCTCGCCTCGTCGCCCCCAACGCGCCAGCACGCCTCGCCACCAACTCCACACACCGCCGCCACTACGCCGCACAGCCACTCGGGAGAGGAACCCCGCCGGCACCGACGCCAGCCAGGCTTCGCCCTACGGTGCTCTCTAGCGGCAACGGGGAGGGGGTGCTAGCAGGGCGATGGTTTCTCCCTGCCGCCCGCGGAAGCGGCCTGGGCGAGAGAAGGGGAAAATAGCCTAGAAAGTGGGTGTCATGTTGTATTGCATCAGCGTACACGCAAATGACCGTCATTTAACTGGATTTTCTTCGACTTCTAGCTAGTTCTATGAATCTGCATTTTGTTCTTAGACATTTTTCACGTTAACTTGATCAGAAGAGCAAATATTTTCCTTAGAGAGGATTATATGAATGTTACATGCATTTATTTTTCCGGTAATATTCAGGAATTTTGACCCTTCAAGTCAACAAATTTTCGCGGTAATATTCCTTAGAGAGGATTATATGAAGAGTTAAATACACTAGGGGTGCCTCAACTTGTTCGGCGCGGTCAGTTTGGTGCCTAAAGTTGTAAAATACATAAAACTAGTGCTTGAACTTGTCTGGATGTGCAAATACGGTGCCTCCTTCCGTATCCGGGTGTATGCTATGCCGGCATGGCGTGACAACATGGCGGTGGCCCGCATATAAGTGGCTGAGAGCAGGGGAGGAGCTGGGTAGCCTGCGCGTGAGGAATCGCCTCATATTTTGTTTAATCACATATGGAAGCTAACAATAAAAATAAATTGCTTGATTTAGAATCCATGCTGAGATCTCACGGTCGCAGATTGCATTATACGCATCCACCACGTCAAGTATGCACAGTGAACTTTCACGAGGTCGAACTATATATACGGTGTTGTTGTGCAAAAGGTGACTTTGGAGCACGGGCATATTGTGCCTGTTTCTCTTAAGTTCGGAGAATTGGATTTATACAACTCAAAAAAATCCAAAATCTTTTATACGTGCACTCATAGAAGTGTAATATATTGTGCGAGTTTTCATCAAAATTCGCATTTGTATGTGAGAGATACCAAAAGATACATACATGCAAAATTTTGCTTGTTATTTGGCTGGAATTTTGTCTTTATTGCAGGGCACAATGTAACATAATTTCTTACAAAAAATGACGGTCAAAGCACATGCATACATTTCTGGCATGAAAAAAAGTTGAACTTTTAAGTGACAGTTTTTAACCTTAAAAAGACATGCCCAGTGGCCACCGTGCTCCGAGAATCCGCTTTGGCTGCTATCTACCTCTTCAAGCTATTCTTTATATATGGTACTCGTTTTGGCCCACacaagttttatttttattttcaagtttgtgtttatttttttgtctttgatatttttTTTACCTTTTGAAAGAAGAAATGCAAGAAAAAGTTACAACTGCCATAAACTTAAGGGAAAGCGCTAGTGCATTTCATGTTTTTGGAATCACATGTATTCAAAATTTATAATGTGTTTTCTAAATTTGTCAGGTTCAACATGTTTTAGAATATGTTCATCGAGTATTAAAAATTGTTGTGTAAAATTATCCTTACAATTCTACAAACACGGTTGACATGTTTTGATACATTTCTAGGATTAATATTATTACACAGTAATTTTCATATATATTGAATAATTTCAAAAATACAATGCTgtcaatttttttgataatttgtaTTTCAGAAATACAATGAAGATACACCATAATCATGTATCCTTCTGGTCCGGAGTGAAGATATATAATTTACACAATAATCTTAAATATTTGTTGAAAAATTTAAATCCACATAAATTTTTTTAAAGTTAATTTTACCTCTTCAAAGTACATAATGAAaagataaaaaataaataaaaatacgcAATAACTGCATATCGATAATTATTAATTTTTACATGGGAAATTTGTGTGCCATAAAAGTGGaattcagaaaaaagaaaaaaattaaaactgATGGATTACGCATCAGAAAATTGCAAAGGAACACGTGGAATTGGTCTACATAATTTTCTAGCTATTACTTGTACATACCAGATAGTTTGCCCACGTGGGCAGATGGTGACGTCTGGTAACCTGGAGGTGCAGGTTCTAAACACCGTCATGGAGATTTCTTTTCATGTTATTTCTCTCTAGCATACACTGTATTTGAGGACTTTCCTACataattttttaaataaaataCAAGGATTCTTCTGCAAAATAATTCCTCCCTGCACGTATCCACTTACATGTGGGCCACTGCCATGCTGGCACTTCACGTGGGCAGGGCGTATGTTCGAATACGGAAGGAGGTACCGTATTTGCACGACTAGACAAGTTCAGGCACTAGTTTTATGTATTTTGTAACTTTAGGCACCCAAAGTGATCGTGCAAGACAAGTTTAGGCACCTCGGTGTATTTAACTCTTATATGAATGTTTGTTAGAGCAGAATGCAACTCAAAAAATTGCTCCACAAGAGATCGACGTGCTAAAATGTGGAAGCACAAGGCTTATGCTCCGCCGACTCCTCAAT is a window encoding:
- the LOC123040252 gene encoding non-specific lipid transfer protein GPI-anchored 23-like — encoded protein: MAHPKSHLACLFLALALAVLTAAASEPLLSAAVTARAPAPSPNGDLVAKPSAWGWTWCIIPCFSFIPEIFCIPPIFCPRTPQPPPPSPPPPPPLKPQPKECRTPLMGLMPCKDFLTSSTAPEPPNQGKCCDGLRSLVQDAPICLCRILEGTDLDKLMSATVDREKFIRTMIICDSSPGEFGSCEGPVPPMTMRAAPTPKAAP